A region from the Hydra vulgaris chromosome 08, alternate assembly HydraT2T_AEP genome encodes:
- the LOC100206686 gene encoding DODE isoform X3 yields the protein MTQNISNSTKLKLAKCLAEIWKEFAEEIPLPKYKIASIEHEEKQLVEKAHRVLLYWYQSDPDAFNENNIKLKLKSLKRNDIISDVFGEVDDQPAKPKETNVFKVEDLSFRQIRVLSDLLDPDYGWEEFAYHLFEHDNEMTNEIQKFRHEYAGGGNPAYLFLEHLLQRRPKIRLNEFLDACKVAQRADIILYANENFSRICYISELDKKQRRYFADKIRGDIVPSNWAEIASEFSEFSTEDIKRIELERMAANSYSPTKKLFEKLQQIHPKMELNNLINVCEKIRRIDVGNKLREFAINNSNIAQ from the exons ATGACTCAAAATATATCTAATTCGACAAAGTTAAAACTTGCAAAATGTCTTGCTGAAATCTGGAAAGAATTTGCAGAAGAAATCCCTTTACCAAAATATAAGATAGCTTCTATTGAACATGAAGAAAAGCAGTTAGTAGAAAAAGCTCATCGTGTACTTCTTTATTGGTACCAATCTGATCCTGATGCATTCAATGAAAACAACATAAAACTGAAGTTAAAAAGTCTTAAGCGGAATGATATAATTAGTGATGTCTTTGGAGAAG tagatGATCAACCTGCAAAACCCAAAGAaacaa atgtcttTAAAGTTGAGGACCTTTCTTTTCGTCAGATTCGTGTGCTTTCAGATTTATTAGATCCTGACTATGGGTGGGAAGAATTTGCTTATCACCTTTTTGAACATGACAATGAAATGacaaatgaaatacaaaaatttcGTCATGAGTATGCTGGAGGTGGTAACCCTGCATACCTGTTCTTAGAACATTTGCTTCAAAGAAGGCCGAAGATACGTTTGAATGAATTTTTGGATGCTTGTAAGGTAGCACAGAGAGCAGATATCATACTCTatgcaaatgaaaattttaGTAGAATTTGCTATATCAGCgaattagataaaaaacaacGGAGATATTTCGCCGATAAGATACGGGGAGATATTGTTCCAAGTAATTGGGCTGAAATTGCGAGCGAGTTTAGCGAATTTTCTACTGAAGATATAAAAAGAATAGAACTTGAAAGGATGGCTGCAAATAGTTATAGTCCGacgaaaaaattgtttgaaaagcTTCAACAAATTCATCCGAAAAtggagttaaataatttaataaatgtatgtgAAAAAATCAGGAGGATAGATGTTGGTAATAAACTTCGTGAGTTTGCAATAAATAATAGCAACATAGCGcaatag